The genomic interval GTAGAAGGTCTCCCATGTGCAGCCCCTAGTCACACTTCCCACATTAAGCACATGCTTAAATGTGAGAAGCATGACTCTCTTAGATCCACTTTTAGTGGCGCAGAATTAGGGAGCTTAAGCatgtttaatttgaatttgaatttccctccactccCTAAACCTCATGGCACCTACACTATAAATAGGTGGCCACCCCCTCTTGTAATTCTCAATatattttgagtaatgaaactCAGCGTGAGTGATTTTTTTAGTGTCTAAAATTCTGAGTCTTATCTTGGCAAGATGCTTCAAGTGGCGACTCTCTTCATCACTTACCATGGAATTCCTCTCCTCCAAGTGGTGTAACCTCCTCCATTCCTCCACCTCCATGGAAGTCTTCAACCATCTAAGTTTTGCATTCTTCTTCTCTAATTCCATGTTTTCCATTTTCGCCCATTCTATTTTCTTTTGAGTTCTTTTTCTTTCGAATTCATATTGTCATTGTGTgagtctttttcttttctctttgaagagaacattcacacttacttaaccactttgTTAAGTTCTTGTCCAATTACAATCACCATAATTGTTAATTCAATTCTTAATCCAAGTGAAATCTATAAAATATGTGCAATTCTCTTCCATCAGCATAAGTCACACCCCAATGTAACATGATaggactaaacatattgaagtGGACAGACATTTTATCAAAGAAAAACTTGACAATGGCATGATTTGCACTCCATATGTGTCTACTCAAGAACAGATTGCAGACATACTCACCAAGGGGCTGAACAACAACTTTGAGAAAATTATATCCAAGCTAGGAATGGAGAATACTTATTCACCAGCTTGGGGGGGGGGGTGTTGAGATATTTTAGGAAGtttcaaattttattcttattagttttaattcagtatttattgattttaattctGTATATTTTGTTGTATATTGTTTTATTTCTAGCATAACAGTCCCACAATCTAAGGGATTTTGTTTATTAAAGTAGGTGCTATTTATTTCCGAAAATACCCAActcatctatatatatatatatatccaatgTATGCAATGAGAAATAATAAGAAAGAATTTATTCACTTTCAAACTTGACGTGTTCTCTTATTACACCTATTGTTTTCTCCCTTTGAGTTTTCCAATAAGTGTTATAAGAGTCTATCCTACAACAAGACCTGGACTTGTATTATCTACCTACTATCGGACCACTATCAAACTACCTACAAATATCATCTAATCCTCAGCGTGAGAGTGTGTTAAGATCTCATATCAACTGGAGGTAAGAGCAAATTATAGTCTATAAGTCAATTTTGTGAGGTTAGGTCagatttaaagtccactttctaaAATGTTACAAGAGTCTATCGTAGCAAGATTTGTTAGACTTATACCCAActcatctatatatatatatatatccaatgTATGCAATGAGAAATAATAAGAATGAATTTATTCACTTTCAAACTTGACGTGTTCTCTTATTACACCTATTGTTTTCTCCCTTTGAGTTTTCCAATAAGTGTTATAAGAGTCTATCCTACAACAAGACCTGGACTTGTATTATCTACCTACTATCGGACCACTATCAAACTACCTACAAATATCATCTAATCCTCAGCGTGAGAGTGTGTTAAGATCTCATATCAACTGGAGGTAAGAGCAAATTATAGTCTATAAGTCAATTTTGTGAGGTTAGGTCagatttaaagtccactttctaaAATGTTACAAGAGTCTATCGTAGCAAGATTTGTTAGACTTATACCCAActcatctatatatatatatatatccaatgTATGCAATGAGAAATAATAAGAATGAATTTATTCACTTTCAAACTTGACGTGTTCTCTTATTACACCTATTGTTTTCTCCCTTTGAGTTTTTCAATAAGTGTTATAAGAGTCTATCCTACAACAAGACCTGGACTTGTATTATCTACCTACTATCGGACCACTATCAAACTACCTACAAATATCATCTAATCCTCAGCGTGAGAGTGTGTTAAGATCTCATATCAACTGGAGGTAAAAGCAAATTATAGTCTATAAGTCAATTTTGTGAGGTTAGGTCagatttaaagtccactttctaaAATGTTACAAGAGTCTATCGTAGCAAGATTTGTTAGACCTATCATGTCATTCACTATTGGACCActcacaaatatttaatatcacACTTGAGACGTCTAATCTTTAGTGTGAGAGTGTGTTAGAGAACATTGACTAGAAATATAACCAAATTAAAATATGAGTAAATGTAAACCTCACCATCCAAACTAGTTTTGTAGGGGTTGTGTTAGACTCAAAGTCTACTTTCTTAGATATAGATCCTACATGTATATCCTTTACGATCCATAAGATCTATGTTTGTAATGCTTCCAGAGAGAATTGAATTCAAAGCTCACAAGGTGTAGGACAAGCGTATGTATGGAGAAGTATTCATTATTGAATATTTCAATCATGATTAGGGAACAACATTTGCAGCAAGCTAAATAGAATATTAATAGAGCTATCAAACCTTGAATTCATCAATTGTCATCTCATAAAGCTTGGTCTCAAACATTTTGAGAAATGCCTCAACCCTTTGTTCAATGTTCCCGGGAGACTGAGAAGCAAGTAAAATGCTGGGCTTAAGCATAAGTcattatttgaaaattattttagattatttcCAAGTTCCAAGTAGGAAGATACCTTTACTGTGGATTGGATAATAAACTGTAGTCCACGTATACCACAATCATTCCTACACATGTTTAAATTTGAAGTTAAAAACAAGTGTAAGTCTTCCAAGCTGAATACATACAGGATGCTGCAGATCAACATACCTCTGCAAGAGCACAGTAATGTACCCCAGCTGCTCAACAGATCGTAGCTGATGAAAGGTTGGTTGCTTTGCAACAAGAGCAAAAAGCTGAAGTTTAACATTAAGCTTAAAGTCATCACGACCAACCTACAAATTCAATTGGAGGGCAATAAGAAACAATGGCTTCAAAATTACAATGAAAAAACTAAAATCTGATCAAATGGCCAGGCCAAAAGAGTAGGAGAATAATACATTTCTCAATATGTAGACAGAAAAAACTGAATGTTTTGGCTTAGGGTTCCCATCCAGATGATTTTCAGAGTCAATTTTCATGACTACACTAAAGAGACTAATTAAAGTAATATACTAACAGTATAGCTTTCAAAAGCCAGGTTCATCGATGTTACTCGGTTTGTTGGCATCATTTGAAATCTATTCACAGCCAAAATAAATTAGGTAAAATAGGCATAAGCTAACAACTTGCTTTTCCAGTCAAAAGTGATATTTGGATGGCATAATGCATATCAGTCTAGGCAGCCAGACATATCTTAATACAAATCATGAACAAAAAACTATCGCAAAATTTACCTGTATGTAGTGCAGAAGAGCAGAATTCTCATTTTCAGGATTAAGACATTCTGAAGGGTAGAAGTAACTCATGCCACGTTCAAGTTTAACAACTCGGTTGGCCAAATGTTGAGATGAGAATAAAGGCTTACACACAGGTTTTGAACAATTAAAGAGAGCATCATCAATGTGCTTGACTATCGACTCTGCTTCATGGCTTTCAATGTTCCCTGTACATAAAATTTCATTCCAGTTGAAATAAAAGTAACTCTTGCCATCCATAAAGAGAGAGAAAGGCCTAAGAACCTGCTATATAGAAGTCTAAAAATGTCCTCGAGAGCATTAATGGTACAAATTTAGCAATATCTTCAACTTGAAGAGCAGGAAGTATGTCGAGTTGTTCTGTCCAAGGCCAGGTATGATCTTGTAAGATCAAAGAGCAATAGTACATAGCCTGCTGATAAGGTTGTTGGTATTTCATATTCTGATATTTCTTGGTTACCATTTCCTGATAAAATGGTATATGAAAAGATAAATATGGatagagaaattaaaaaatcaagaaaaatttttatcataataatgTTGATATAGataatttataaatcaaataCTGAAATGTTCATATTCATCTGTAAGCATATCTTCTTATTATGATATAAAATAGGATATGGCTCCCTGGATTTCACGGATTTATCATAATTTCCTTTACTTTGTTTTCTGTATTTGgtatttaattttagtttaattcattttttaatatcagGCCTTTATCATGATAGTTGAGATGGGATATAAATTGTGAATTGGAAGGCCCATTTTCTAAGTCATGAATGGAATCGAGTCATAAATCATAAGATTCATGATCAATAATAAAACATGACTCCTAGAGAAATTTAATACAAAGAAAAACGCACACACATATTTGTATATTAGCATTGTGAAGTTAAATAGCTAACAAAGTGACATAAGTTTCAAAATATCATGgttagaaaatatatttgtttaaatttgaaaaaaaaaaagtattatgaaAGAGTTTCTTTGTTTAAATTGTGATCATATATAAAAAtcctttatttataataattcaaAAAGATAGTATAGGGAAACCTAAAAATGGCTAATAATGGAGAATATCCTTAATTCTCAATTGTAAATATTTTCCTAATTACTAAGATTAGATCATATGTTttacactccccctcaagttgtaGCATGTATGTCATGAGTCAAGCATGTTACAAATGTGATCAATACGAGAGCTGTTTACAGATTTAGTGAACATGTAGTTGGTGAGTTGACAAAGTCAGTAATGATTTCTCTAGAGAGCACCTTCTCTCAACTTTTATGTGTTCAGTCCGCTCATGGAAAATTGTCTTTGATGTAATGTGAATGGAAGCTTCCTTGTCACATATTAGTCAAGTATCTTGTGTATCTTCAAATTTTAATTGAAGGAAAAGTTGCTTAAGTCATGTAATCTCACATGCAACTACTGCCATAGCACAGTACTCAACTTCAACACCAGACTTAGGAACTATTTCCTACTTCTTGCTCCTCCAAGAAATCAAGTTCCCACTAATGAAAAGACAATATCAAGAAGTGGACCCACAATCTCATGGTGATTTTGCCCAATTAGCATTAAAATACTTGAAAAGAATTCAGCTGTATGAGAGAAAAGTTCTTATTGAATTGAATGTAGTACATAAACATCCATATATAGAGAACTATATCCTTAAAGTAATGATTACAAAGAGATCTATAGTATCTTACAGCAGCACACATGTAATGATTACCATATCCTCTTGTAACTTTAAAGATATTTTCTTCCAATTCAACAAAAAGAACAAACAATATTGGAATTTCTTATGCACATATTAAACCATGACCTGGTGAATATTTCTATGTATGAAAGAATATGTATCATAACATTCCAATTTGGTCCTGGCTTCAAAATATCTTTCCTGATCTTAATCATTTTTAATGTTCTGGTTTTATAACTTTTCTTAAATATCCCGGTAGCCCTATTATTAAGCACATAAGCTTGTTGCTATCACCTTTTCTCTCTGGATGATATGAAGGATGAGGAATCATACTAGATTTCAACAGTGAATCAGTATGATCTCTGCCCTTCACATAACTGCATTCAGATTTCAGGTAATATGTCTAAAAATGTATGTCTAATCATATGGACTTCTCTGCCTTGAAGTTTTTTGGCATTAGCACAAACCTTGTAAGGTCTTTGTTCCTGTGCAAGTGTATTGGGACTTCCCTACTATGGGTGGGACTAAAGTGAAAACTGACAATGCTGCTCGGAGGTCTCCAGGCCCTACTGCTTGTGCGGGAATCTTAGAGGGAGTCAGGGAATATATTGGTGCTTTTTCTGGTGTTTTTGGGGAATCATAATGCCTTGTATGCTGAGGTCATGGGGGCTATTCTTGCCATTGATAATGCTCAGAGGGTTGGGTTCAGAAACCTTTGTTGGAGAGTGATTTTACTTTGCTTTGTCAAACTTTTTCTTTTGTAGAAGTGGTTCCTTGAACTCTTAGAGGGAGGTGGAGAAGGCGTATGCAGATATGTGTTTGCATGGATTTCAAAAGTTTCTCATATTTTTAGGGAAGGAAATAATTGTGCTGATAAATTGGCTAATTTGGGTGTTGATAATAAGTTAGACTTTTGTTGGTACTTTGTTCTGCCTCCTTGtcttaatttggattttttccaTAACAGATACCGATTTCCTTTATTTCGTATTTAGGTTGTGTTCCTTTTTCTTACATGGGTTTTGGTTTGGTCCACCCATGTTTTGTATTTGTTAGATAtcattagatattattagatattgtCAGATATTTCTTTccatgtaatgggcttagcccatattttttgtatgttttttctCTATATAAACATTACTCtctgttcaatatacacaagggattatttaatctattttttatttttcatttattttaatagtattcttttcttttctcttttatgaTATGTTCCATGTGATGGTAGATGATTGGTGGTGAAAGTCATGAGATATTGAATGAAAGCCAAATTAGAAGAAGTCATGGTACCAAACTAGTGCCAAACCGGTGCCAAACCAGTGCCTAACAAAGCCCAAAAGTGATTCGTTGGAGAAGGACAAGCACATTGGGGAGACTGTCTCAGATACAGCGCACGTGAACGGTGCACtgcagaaaaagaaaaggaaaacctTGCTCTACCATAAAGagtatttttgttgttgtgaaGTGTGTCACACACGTAAATCTTTTCTTTATAATCATTCAAAGTATATAGAGAAACCTAATAATAATGAGTAACAATGGAGAATATATCTAATCATTAGTTTAGCTGTACATATTTCCCTAATTACTAAGatgaaatcatattttttacaattataatGAATCTAGCTAACAAAGAGATTAGGAATCCTATATGAATAAAATGGTTCAATAGAACTTATGGCCAAAagtaaaaaatcataatttggTGGTATTTGTATTGGAgcttaaatataaaattttcctaacttaagaaaaaaagaatgCAGTTGATTGTAGTTTGACTTTAGGGATGTGGGTCATCTTCCTTATCAACCCACCACCAGCAAGTACAACTTAAGTGGCACAAAGGAGGCTGTACATTTGCACTGCAGTATGATTTGCTACTCTGTTGGCCATTTTGCAATTTTGGCTGCAAAAATAGCCTAATCAGCCAGGTGAGATCAATGGCCTTTGGCAGCAAGGTGTTGTGACCAGTTGAAGAATCAAACGATTTGAATGAGATTTTATCGTTttagatcaaatgaacaagaatAACAAGCTGaacttttattatttcatttcacagaaaaaaaagaaaagtacaGACTTGTATACAACTAATGATTTATTTGTGATTCTCACAACCATGTGTGATTCAAACACTATCTCTACAACTCAAGATTCATATCACCAAGCTGAAGAATTGCATCATGGATTCATGGTCCTTATAGCTTCTAATCTATTGTTACTTGTATCTTCTCAATGTTAACAtaaaactttatattttaaaacaccATAAATGAGTCTGATTTTGTCATTACTGTTGGGAACTTCATAACATACTATAACAGTATGTTGGATTCAGACACAggattttaaaactaaaattaaaaactgaGCCCAAGTTTAAGAAATTCTAATTAGGTTCTTGATATCAACCAACCATTAAAAttcagaaaataatttttaataacactGACCCAATTAGAAATTACACACAAAACTCcctaaattataatatttaaattaccAAAATTGTCTATCTACTGCAATGTATCCAGAGAAAGATTTACATTAATTGTGTTATGATCAAACTTAGGTTCTCTACTTATAAAAGAGAGTAATAGTACAAataagaaaaggaaagaaaaataaaataaaatcccTAAAATAAAGCTATACAATATTTCCCTATTTACACAATCATATCTTTAACAATATCATTCAATAGTTCTGTAAAAAAGAAAGATATTGATAAATCTTGTGTTAAACTTAAAATCATTTCTTTTGGAATGCACCAGTCATATGGTTAAAGGAAAATTTTAAGACAGCCATAAGACCAACTAACCAACACAGAATCATTTATTTGTATTAGAATATAGAGAAAATTAATCTTTTCTTATGAACCAAAAAATTATTCTCTCtgaaaacattattaatatatttcaataGAATAGTTGAATCTTTAAACTAAAATTTCGAGTCCCAACTATAaaggttattttatttcatcACAAAACAAATTGAGATGCttcatattatttaatgattatttctatttttgaaGATACACCGTTTAACATaaataacaacaaaaatttTGTAATCCTCCTTCAGTACTAGTGGCATAAAACTATCCTAAAGCAAAACATTCTAAAGGAGCCAGAAGAACAAAACAATCCGGTAAAAATAAGAGGCACCAGAATGAGGCATCCAGTCAGAGACACACCTTAGACATGAAACTACTAATGGATTTAAAAATTTTGATGGAATATTAGAGTATACGGAAGAAAGTAATTGCCAGTGTTTGTTTGATGCAAAAAGACGGGTATAGAAGAGAAGAATCCAACAAAGAATCAGCCTTGTCACGTGGTacataacataaaaaatcaattcaatCTCCAAATGAAAAGAATGAGATAATTAAATCCCATGTGAGAAGAGTCTGATGAAGTACCTTGATGACTGAAAACCTGTCAGTTTTCACTTCAAATGCTGCAATCTTTTCAACTATAGTTTCAAGCAGAATCCTTAACTTGTGATTATAACCAAAGAGTGTCACCTAAAACATATGGCATTTTAATTATCAGAATGAAGTAACACATTTCTTCAAGACGGGCAgaggaaaaaataaattctgTTCTATTTTCATTTATACTCCCACACAAATTTCTTAGTACAAAGCAGCCAAAGAACTTAAAGGTTTAATTAAGATACAAAAGGAGTTGATAGATAAATAAAAAGGCTTAATTATAATGAGAATTGGAAATCTTCCAAATTATATGTCAATGTTATCCCTGCCTGGTATAATAAACAATTTAACCCTTTATTATCGTTTCAAATATCATACTCATTATTATCAGGATCCGAATTGTCAACCTTTACATGATTTCtgttattttaatcaattatagTAGTAAAGTGTAGAACTGAACTCAAGTATACCTTTAACAATTGCACTTAAAATCACATAGAAAGTTAGGATCATCTATATGTTACAATTGAACAAAAAAATGCAATAATGCACATTATTGATTAAAGAAATGTGAGCAACACTATCTTTCAAATACGTTTCATTATTGGTTAAACTATGAATTTCATCTGATGGAGTGTTGAAAAGAGTGTGCAAGAAAGAATCTTGCTAGCATTCATCGAGGGTGATTGTAGACTAATATCTAACATTCATATTCAGAAATTGCAATATTGCAAACTAAAATACATTACAAGAGTACCTCGAAACCACCATCTGTGCGATTTATGCCATAGTATAGACCAGCAACCTGAGCGTAATAAGCTaagaaaagaaattaagaaCTCCTTCAACTTTTATTTAGCAACTTAGTAGACACAATATGAAGAAATAAAAAGTACAAAGTAAAGTCCATCTAAACTAGAAACCTACCATAGTCATTCAAGTAATCCATCAATAATTGTGTGAAAATATTCACCAAAATCTGAGCCTCAGGAGAGCTTCCAGCATATGGGCAATTGAAATCAATCTTAACATAAGCCTTGGGTGTAGCAAACAATGTGTCTGGCTTGTACCATAAGGCTGAATAAGTTGACCTGCTTAACAAAACTGGAAACTTCACCTGTTTCcaagtattaataatatgatcAAGATAACCATGGTGCAACaccctcccccccccccccctttctCTCCCACCACACACcatatatatttgaaaaatatatcataCCGTTTCTTGCACAGTTTTAAGTGACAAGTCCGTTGGAATGAATTTGTTAGGAGCTGGAAGATGCATATTTTCATCAGCAGAAGAAGCCATCCACCCCTGAAAATACAAGCATTATCAGGTCTATCAAGTTTCATCTTTTCATAACAATTTCAACATATCACTGAACATAGACTCATAGTAAATTCCAtgggaaaaacagaaaaattatCCAAATGAACAAGCCAGTACAAAAGTCATACATTACTGTTCATATAAGCACATACCTGAATAGCAGAGCCAGTAATCTTTTCAAGGGAATACGCAGTTCCATACCATGGCTCCACCTTATCAGTAAGCCCTTCAAAATTTTTAGATTCCCAAAAAATTCTGCTCGAGAATGAGTTATAGGTTAAATTTAATAACTAAGTCACACCCTACTGATAGAGTATCTCAAACACTTTAATCAGTATTTTCTTTGTTGAGTAAAATAACAGCTTAGGAGAATTGATCTGATCCTTCACATCcttcatataaataaatttacagACTTGATTTTAGTACACCTACCGAACATTGTCCGGAGAAAGCTGATTTAGTACCATATGGATAACATTTGGGCTAAACTTAAAAGGCAAGGATGATCCTGTCAGCCAATCTTTCACAGGATAAAACTGTAAAATAACAGGTCCGTTAATAATATGATTTCCATCAAAAAGCTCccctgcaatttttttttttacttagaaAGAGAAATATACCTGCATATTTGATGCAATATCAACAACATAATCACCGGGAGGAATTTTGTCCTGATAATGAAACTTGGTCTCACAAACTGCAGAAAGCTTCATCAACATAGAAAAATCCATTAGATGTAGTTTAGACCATGTGTGGAagcaataaaagaaaagaaatggaTACCAAAGTTAATGTAGTTCAATAGTTTACCTATGGGAAACTATAGCCCTACTACCCACAGGTGAAGCATAGACAAAATTCAGTCATCAATGAAGATTGCAATTGTACGATCACATTTGTCTTTGCTTTTCTTTAACTTACATGTTACTTTCAagctaaatttaaaaaatgagcTTTTAAACTTATGTTGAAGCTGTctgaatatttttcattttttcactTAAAAGTTGAGTTAAAAGTTGTTTGTTCATTTTTTAGACTACATCCATACCTCTTCAAAAATCCATTCGCAAACACCAGACTGCTGTAGAAGCTCAATGTATTTGAACAACAACCCAATGATATCTTCTATGTGCtctagaaataaataaataaagaaggtAAAAATGAGTTCACAGAATCAACAAAACTACAGATAACAAACCTTGAATTTAGTAAAATTAGTAGCAGTAGTAGTAAATTTAACAATTGCATAACTGCAATGAAGAGCACGTGCACAAGTTAACACAATAAAACTTTTTAAAAGAGGAGATATTGTGCAACAAACAAGAAAACCATGGAGGAGAGGGAAAGAGAAAGCTAACCATGACCAGAATCAGTAAGATCAATTACAACTGTAAAGAAAGCAAACTCCAAGCTCCAATCTGATTCGCCGGCAGACAAGCCCGTAGCCCACCCTGCaaatggaatttttttttctaagcggtaaaatgataaatttatagCATGTAGGGACACATGTATAAGCATGTATCAGAAAATCATTGATTCAAACTCCAGATAATCATATGCATATCAATGATGAAGGTAAAGAAATCCAAAAGGTTTAAGTACAGTGGGTCTTCAATCAGCTCCAATTCCATGTAAAAAGAAAGGGACTGAGTGAGAAAGGAGGTGtaagagaaaaatgttttattcTGCAAACAAACTCAACTATTTGGCTCAAATAACTATATCTATATACACTGCAAATAGATTTGCATTGCACTTGCACATAATACAACTTTGAAGCCTAAAACACAAAATTACAAGACAATCCATTATTCTGAACTGAACAACAGTGTAAATTTCACATTTTGCAATATAAAGTTCAAAGTCATACAAGCCATTGTTAAACCTCCCACCAAAAACGTATATACTAGATTggaaagaaagaatagaaatCAATATTCTGCTAAACTATTGGGTAAGGCAAGACTTACACAAGGCAGGATTCTTGAAAGACCTGAAAGAAACTGAGTTATAACTCATTCTTCTTCACATATGTAATTCTTTCTCCTTCAATGAAGGAGAGTTCTTgtaattaaagtctactcttcTCCATTCTATCAACCAGTTCCTCTCAACCATCTTCCAAAATTGCTTTTTTTCTTGTGCAACAACATTCTTGTCACCATTTGTGAGTGTATCTTCTGTTGGACAATGTTATTGGTTAGTTATATGGTTAAAACTGTCAGTTCTGTTCTATTTTAGTGTAACCATCCAGCACTATTAGGCTTGGTACATGGATAACAGTGAGTGACCCTTTTAATGGATCTAAAACTTGGAGTCAACTGCAGAGTCCCATGAACCATAAAGTCTTTGAATGCAAGTTGTGTCCAAAGCTGGTTTTGTAGAATTGACTTAGGCCTAAACCCATTTTCTAAGATGGTCTATCGTTAGTCTTGTGAATCTAAAGGTTGATTGGAACAGTGTCAACCTGTGCACAGATCATGGACTAGAGTGGGTTGTGACCAAAATTCCAGTCCCCATCCTACATAAATC from Phaseolus vulgaris cultivar G19833 chromosome 1, P. vulgaris v2.0, whole genome shotgun sequence carries:
- the LOC137814053 gene encoding insulin-degrading enzyme-like 1, peroxisomal isoform X1; amino-acid sequence: MAIKDDVEIVKARIDKRDYRRVVLRNSLQVLLISDPVTDKCAASMNVGVGYFSDPAGLEGLAHFLEHMLFYASEKYPVEDSYSKYITEHGGSTNAFTSSEQTNYHFEVNTDGFEEALDRFAQFFTKPLMSPDATMREIKAVDSENQKNLLSDGWRINQLQKHLSDEDHPYHKFSTGNWDTLEVKPKAKGLDTRKELLKFYDENYSANLMHLVIYTNETLDKIQNLVEEKFQDIRNTSKSCFHPCGQPCKSEHLQILVKTVPIKQGHKLRIVWPVTPEIHHYTEGPSRYLGHLIGHEGEGSLYYILKKLGWATGLSAGESDWSLEFAFFTVVIDLTDSGHEHIEDIIGLLFKYIELLQQSGVCEWIFEELSAVCETKFHYQDKIPPGDYVVDIASNMQFYPVKDWLTGSSLPFKFSPNVIHMVLNQLSPDNVRIFWESKNFEGLTDKVEPWYGTAYSLEKITGSAIQGWMASSADENMHLPAPNKFIPTDLSLKTVQETVKFPVLLSRSTYSALWYKPDTLFATPKAYVKIDFNCPYAGSSPEAQILVNIFTQLLMDYLNDYAYYAQVAGLYYGINRTDGGFEVTLFGYNHKLRILLETIVEKIAAFEVKTDRFSVIKEMVTKKYQNMKYQQPYQQAMYYCSLILQDHTWPWTEQLDILPALQVEDIAKFVPLMLSRTFLDFYIAGNIESHEAESIVKHIDDALFNCSKPVCKPLFSSQHLANRVVKLERGMSYFYPSECLNPENENSALLHYIQVGRDDFKLNVKLQLFALVAKQPTFHQLRSVEQLGYITVLLQRNDCGIRGLQFIIQSTVKSPGNIEQRVEAFLKMFETKLYEMTIDEFKSNVNALIDMKLEKHKNLREESSFFWREINDGTLRFDRRDYEVEALRQLTLQELIDFFNEYVKVGAPRKKTLSVRVHGNRHSSDYKAEVSESHLARIDNIFTFRRSQSLYGSFKGLSGQMKL
- the LOC137814053 gene encoding insulin-degrading enzyme-like 1, peroxisomal isoform X2, encoding MQHGGSTNAFTSSEQTNYHFEVNTDGFEEALDRFAQFFTKPLMSPDATMREIKAVDSENQKNLLSDGWRINQLQKHLSDEDHPYHKFSTGNWDTLEVKPKAKGLDTRKELLKFYDENYSANLMHLVIYTNETLDKIQNLVEEKFQDIRNTSKSCFHPCGQPCKSEHLQILVKTVPIKQGHKLRIVWPVTPEIHHYTEGPSRYLGHLIGHEGEGSLYYILKKLGWATGLSAGESDWSLEFAFFTVVIDLTDSGHEHIEDIIGLLFKYIELLQQSGVCEWIFEELSAVCETKFHYQDKIPPGDYVVDIASNMQFYPVKDWLTGSSLPFKFSPNVIHMVLNQLSPDNVRIFWESKNFEGLTDKVEPWYGTAYSLEKITGSAIQGWMASSADENMHLPAPNKFIPTDLSLKTVQETVKFPVLLSRSTYSALWYKPDTLFATPKAYVKIDFNCPYAGSSPEAQILVNIFTQLLMDYLNDYAYYAQVAGLYYGINRTDGGFEVTLFGYNHKLRILLETIVEKIAAFEVKTDRFSVIKEMVTKKYQNMKYQQPYQQAMYYCSLILQDHTWPWTEQLDILPALQVEDIAKFVPLMLSRTFLDFYIAGNIESHEAESIVKHIDDALFNCSKPVCKPLFSSQHLANRVVKLERGMSYFYPSECLNPENENSALLHYIQVGRDDFKLNVKLQLFALVAKQPTFHQLRSVEQLGYITVLLQRNDCGIRGLQFIIQSTVKSPGNIEQRVEAFLKMFETKLYEMTIDEFKSNVNALIDMKLEKHKNLREESSFFWREINDGTLRFDRRDYEVEALRQLTLQELIDFFNEYVKVGAPRKKTLSVRVHGNRHSSDYKAEVSESHLARIDNIFTFRRSQSLYGSFKGLSGQMKL